In Calonectris borealis chromosome 25, bCalBor7.hap1.2, whole genome shotgun sequence, the following proteins share a genomic window:
- the SH3D21 gene encoding SH3 domain-containing protein 21 encodes MSELTLPRSHGSCAAACGDLAVPKPAGSLQHSREAEPQPAAQRPAPILPPELDQEPQLCRALFDYTPELPDELLLRQGDVVRVLSKRTDVEGWWDGQCQHRRGLFPSNLVELLPAPVLTLGPAMPSWDAQSACKTAKDEAGEEREHPELPAPARMEPAKLPPSKRMAPAPPIPAKAKPAPVLASKPGAPQPCASADAEWGRAGDPDADGFNVVPVTTAKLSHPTATRPRVPGQRPPSLVLASVGGPCGGEQPRGPPRTGLCAPLPGVGQAPGPPRSTEVLAAPRPEERLALEDLKAEVRSLHILVDLMRVQHLRDLEDMRLEMCQERAKRQALQAEIERVRKVLPC; translated from the exons ATGTCTGAGCTCACCCTGCCGCGGTCCCACGGTTCCTGCGCGGCTGCTTGCGGGGATTTGGCTGTACCGAAGCCTGCTGGCAGCCTCCAGCACAGCCGGGAG GCAGAGCCACAGCCGGCGGCGCAGCGCCCGGCACCCATCCTGCCACCAGAGCTGG ACCAGGAGCCGCAGCTCTGCCGGGCCCTGTTCGACTACACCCCGGAGCTGCCGGATGAGCTGCTGCTGCGGCAGGGAGATGTCGTCCGGGTCCTCAGCAAG cggACGGATGTCGAGGGCTGGTGGGACGGGCAGTGCCAGCACCGGAGAGGGCTCTTCCCCAGCAACCTCGTGGAGCTCCTGCCAGCGCCGGTGCTCACG CTGGGGCCGGCGATGCCATCCTGGGATGCACAGTCCG CCTGTAAGACAGCGAAGGACGAAGCGGGCGAGGAGCGGGAGCACCCGG AGCTCCCGGCACCAGCGAGGATGGAGCCGGCCAAGCTCCCCCCCAGCAAGAGGATGGCTCCtgctccccccatccctgccaagGCCAAACCGGCCCCTGTGCTGGCGAGCAA gcccggcgccccccagccctgcgcctCGGCCGACGCGGAGTGGGGCAGAGCCGGCGACCCAG ACGCTGATGGCTTCAATGTGGTGCCGGTCACCACGGCCAAGCTGAGCCACCCCACCGCCACGCGCCCCCGGGTGCCGGGCCAGCGGCCGCCCAGCCTCGTCCTGGCAAGtgtggggggtccctgtgggggggagcagccccgggggccACCCCGCACCGGGCTCTGCGCCCCTCTCCCTGGCGTGGGCCAGGCGCCTGGTCCGCCAAGGAGTACGGAGGTGCTGGCGGCTCCGCGGCCGGAGGAGAGGCTGGCCCTGGAGGACCTGAAGGCTGAGGTCCGGTCCCTGCACATCCTCGTGGACCTGATGCGAGTCCAGCACCT ACGGGACCTGGAGGACATGCGGCTGGAGATGTGCCAGGAGCGGGCCAAGCGCCAGGCGCTGCAG GCGGAGATCGAGCGGGTGAGGAAGGTGCTGCCCTGCTAG
- the LSM10 gene encoding U7 snRNA-associated Sm-like protein LSm10 → MEVSHSVKERTIAENSLVILLQGLHGHITTVDLRDESTATGRVTNVDAFMNVRLVEVTFTDRQGTVSRLDELFVTGRNVRYVHIPDEVDIRATIERQLQAIHRVRYFGGRDKGRKEFPRAKHK, encoded by the coding sequence ATGGAGGTCAGCCACTCCGTCAAGGAGCGCACCATCGCCGAGAACAGCCTGGTCATCCTGCTGCAGGGCCTGCACGGCCACATCACCACTGTGGACCTCCGCGACGAGAGCACGGCCACAGGGCGCGTCACCAACGTGGACGCCTTCATGAACGTGCGGCTGGTCGAGGTGACCTTCACAGACAGGCAGGGCACAGTGTCCCGTCTGGACGAGCTCTTTGTGACTGGCAGGAACGTCCGCTATGTCCACATCCCTGACGAGGTGGACATCAGGGCCACCATCGAGCGGCAGCTGCAGGCCATCCACAGGGTCCGCTACTTCGGGGGCCGCGACAAGGGCAGGAAGGAGTTCCCTCGTGCCAAGCACAAGTGA
- the STK40 gene encoding serine/threonine-protein kinase 40, translating into MKRRASDRGAGETSSKAKALCTGISGNNAKRAGPFILGPRLGNSPVPSIVQCLARKDGTDDFYQLKILTLEERGDKGIETQEERQGKMLLHTEYSLLSLLHNQEGVVHHHGLFQDRACEIIEDLEANRMVRKMKKRICLVLDCLCAHDFSDKTADLINLQHYVIKEKRLSERETVVIFYDVVRVVEALHKKNIVHRDLKLGNMVLNKRTHRITITNFCLGKHLVSEDDLLKDQRGSPAYISPDVLSGRPYRGKPSDMWALGVVLFTMLYGQFPFYDSIPQELFRKIKAAEYTIPEDGRVSENTVCLIRKLLVLDPQQRLTASEVLDSLSSIIASWQSMSSLSGPLQVVPDIDDQVANPENPQEVKVTEECSQYEFENYMRQQLLLAEEKNTLHEAKSFLQKRQFGNIPPVRRLGHDAQPMNPLDAAILAQRYLRK; encoded by the exons ATGAAGCGGCGAGCATCGGACAGAGGAGCTGGGGAAACATCCAGTAAGGCAAAAGCTCTTTGTACAGGGATTTCTGGAAATAATGCCAAGAGAGCAGGCCCTTTTATACTAG GTCCACGTTTAGGTAACTCCCCTGTGCCAAGTATTGTTCAGTGTTTGGCAAGAAAGGATGGGACAGATGACTTTTATCAGCTAAAG ATTCTCACCTTAGAAGAAAGGGGTGATAAAGGAATAGAAACCCAGGAGGAACGACAGGGCAAGATGCTGCTGCACACAGAGTattctctcctttccctgctccacAACCAGGAAGGAGTGGTTCATCATCACGGGCTCTTTCAG GACCGAGCTTGTGAAATTATAGAAGATCTAGAAGCCAATAGAATGGTCAGAAAAATGAAGAAGCGCATTTGTCTTGTGTTAGACTGTCTCTGTGCTCATGATTTCAGTGACAAAACAGCAGATCTGATCAATCTGCAGCATTATGTCATTAAAGAGAAGAGACTCAGTGAGCGGGAGACGGTAGTGATATTTTATGATGTGGTACGAGTGGTAGAAGCATTACATAAG aaaaatattgtgCACAGAGACTTGAAACTAGGAAACATGGTGCTAAACAAAAG GACTCATCGAATAACCATAACAAACTTCTGTCTGGGAAAGCACCTCGTGAGTGAAGATGACCTGCTGAAAGACCAGCGAGGGAGCCCTGCCTACATCAGCCCAGATGTGCTTAGCG GACGGCCGTACCGTGGAAAACCCAGTGACATGTGGGCGTTGGGTGTGGTGCTCTTCACCATGCTCTATGGCCAGTTCCCCTTCTACGACAGCATACCTCAGGAGCTTTTCCGCAAAATCAAGGCTGCCGAATACACCATCCCTGA GGATGGACGGGTCTCAGAAAACACTGTGTGCTTGATCCGAAAACTGCTGGTCTTGGATCCGCAGCAGCGTCtgacagcttctgaagtgctggaTTCTCTCAGCTCCATCATAGCATCATG GCAGTCTATGTCCTCGCTGAGTGGCCCTTTGCAAGTGGTGCCAGACATCGATGACCAAGTGGCTAACCCTGAAAACCCACAAGAG GTGAAGGTGACGGAGGAGTGCTCGCAGTACGAGTTCGAGAACTacatgaggcagcagctgctcttgGCTGAGGAGAAGAACACCTTGCATGAGGCCAAGAGCTTCCTACAGAAGCGGCAGTTTGGGAACATCCCCCCAGTGCGACGCCTGGGCCATGATGCCCAGCCCATGAACCCTTTGGATGCAGCTATCCTGGCCCAGAGGTACCTTCGGAAGTAG
- the EVA1B gene encoding protein eva-1 homolog B produces the protein MESRRRDMELLSNSMAAYAHIRANPESFGLYFVLGVCFGLVLTLCLLVLRLSCRTPVRAPPRPRDLSEDEEEEEEEEEEEEEDTVDRAASESLLPVTEIPLESHGPGDGALAINVFASAEELERAQRLEERERIIREIWRNGQPDILGTGTGTLGRVHYY, from the exons ATGGAGAGCCGCAGGCGGGACATGGAGCTGCTGAGCAACAGCATGGCCGCATATGCACACATCCGAG CCAACCCCGAGAGCTTCGGCCTCTACTTCGTGCTGGGCGTCTGCTTCGGGCTGGTGCTGACCCTGTGCCTGCTGGTGCTGCGCCTCTCCTGCCGGACCCCCGTGCGTGCCCCGCCCCGCCCAAGGGACCTCAgtgaggacgaggaggaggaggaggaggaggaggaggaggaagaggaggacactGTTGACCGTGCGGCATCCGAGTCGCTGCTGCCAGTGACCGAGATCCCGCTGGAGAGCCACGGCCCCGGGGACGGAGCGCTGGCCATCAATGTCTTTGCCTCGGCAGAGGAGCTGGAGCGGGCGCAGCGGCTGGAGGAGCGCGAGCGCATCATCCGCGAGATCTGGCGCAACGGGCAGCCCGACATCctgggcaccggcaccggcaccctggGCCGTGTTCACTACTACTGA